CTATTTGGCGTGCCCTGGCTGAAATGGGTTTTGGCTGTATCCTGGGGTAAGGCCATGGCTGTTGGCATGTATCCTTTTCTTGTGGGCGCTGCCTTTAAAATAGCTGCGGCAGTAATCATCGCCCGAAAACTTCGCCCCCTGATCCGGTTTTAACTATTTTATGTATACGGTATTATTGAAGACAGATCATCTGACCCATGCCTTTGGTTCAGGGGAAACAGGCATATTTGACATTTGCCTGACCGTTTCAATCAATGATTTTATTGTGCTCGCCGGTAAAAACGGATGCGGTAAAACCACCCTGATTCGTCATTTCAACGGTCTGTTGAAGCCTGACACAGGTCAAGTTCTGCTTTACGGACAGGATATTTATAAAAACCTGACTTTTGCCCGTAAAAAAATCGGCATGGTATTCCAGGATCCGGATACCCAGATCATTGCAGATACCGTGTTTGATGAAACCGCCTTTGGACCGGAAAATTTAAACATGGGCCGGGAAGAGATTCATAAAAAAGTGAATAAGGTTCTTACCCTGCTTGACCTGGGCCATTTACGTGACCGAAATCCCAACACCCTTTCCGGCGGAGAAAAGCGTCGACTGGCCATTGCCGGCATCCTGGTCATGGAGCCGGATCTTATTATCTTTGACGAGCCCTTTGCCAATCTGGATTATCCATCTATCATATCTTTTGTCAAACTATGCCGAAAGCTGCACAAATCCGGCCATGCCATTGTCATGACCACCCATGATGTGGCCCCTGTGATTACCCTTGCAACCAAACTAGTGGTCATGGACAAAGGACGAATTAAGGAAGAAGGCAATCCCATCTCGCTTTCCCCCTGCCTCGAAGCCTATGGTGTAAGAAACCCGTTTACCCCCGTGACAGAGGCGTGGACACTGTGACACTTTTTTCCTATCATGCCGGTACCGGCCTCTGGCATACCCTGGATGTCCGGTGCAAATGCCTTCTGGTCTGCCTGTTGAGCCTTACCGTACTCAAGGCGGGATTGCCCGGGACGATTATCTGCCTGTGC
This window of the uncultured Desulfobacter sp. genome carries:
- a CDS encoding ABC transporter ATP-binding protein produces the protein MYTVLLKTDHLTHAFGSGETGIFDICLTVSINDFIVLAGKNGCGKTTLIRHFNGLLKPDTGQVLLYGQDIYKNLTFARKKIGMVFQDPDTQIIADTVFDETAFGPENLNMGREEIHKKVNKVLTLLDLGHLRDRNPNTLSGGEKRRLAIAGILVMEPDLIIFDEPFANLDYPSIISFVKLCRKLHKSGHAIVMTTHDVAPVITLATKLVVMDKGRIKEEGNPISLSPCLEAYGVRNPFTPVTEAWTL